In the Quercus lobata isolate SW786 chromosome 5, ValleyOak3.0 Primary Assembly, whole genome shotgun sequence genome, one interval contains:
- the LOC115991215 gene encoding TMV resistance protein N-like, with the protein MDIESSSSSSASSRKWKYDVFLSFRGEDTRKNFTDHLYTTLKQKGVNTFRDDKNLERGEPISHELLKAIEKSMFAIVILSKNYASSTWCLNELVKIMECKKEIGQTVLPIFYDVNPSEVRKQTGTYAQAFDEHEKCFKETMDEVHKWRATLTEVANLSGFSLQDRHESEFIQNIGEEILRKLSYAFPRDTGDLVGIDYQVKELMSLLAIESNDVRVIGVWGMGGIGKTTLARVVYHMIFNDFEGGSFITNIGEEFEKQGLLPLQQKLICEILRERSMNIWDVDDGVLMIKNRLRHKRILLVLDDVNQFNQLEKLAGKLNWFGPGSRVIITTRDKHLLIRHNVFGIYEVKGLDDVDALHLFFLKAFNRDLPATGYLKLSKEFVNYAKGLPLAIEVLGSFLIGRGKEEWESELERLKEFPEKEIINILQRSFDGLHEIDKEIFLHIACFFNMKNKDYVEEILDYLGLQPKIGLSVLIERSLLKEYESLFMMHGLLQKMGQDIVRKDCPQDPARWSRLWLYKDIHNVMMKNSGTEAIQGLVLELPTFPKVEKQHKSEKANWKLEVFSKMPNLKLLIINGVHILHAPKHLPHGLKCLHWSEYPSNFLPLSFQWDELVELCMFHSKIKRLWEGLKHYDNLKSIKLNDSLNLIATPNVTGVPNLKKLVFKGCINLHEVHPSTLVHKRLILLDLENCKSLSSLPSKFEMESLEILILSGCSKIKRIPEFMTNMEHLWKLHLDGTAITKLPSSVEHLINIASLHLGHCKNLMCLPRIICSFKSLKDINLAGCSKLDGLPEELWNVESLEKLNVCVL; encoded by the exons ATGGATATAGAAAGctcatcttcttcctctgctTCTAGCCGTAAGTGGAAATATGATGTTTTTCTAAGTTTCAGAGGTGAGGATACTCGCAAGAATTTTACAGACCATCTATACACTACCTTGAAACAGAAAGGTGTCAACACCTTCAGGGATGATAAAAATCTCGAGAGAGGAGAACCTATTTCACATGAGCTTTTAAAAGCAATCGAAAAATCAATGTTTGCTATTGTCATTCTGTCAAAAAACTATGCATCCTCAACATGGTGTTTAAATGAACTTGTAAAGATCATGGAATGCAAAAAAGAGATAGGGCAAACAGTCTTGCCTATTTTTTATGATGTGAATCCATCTGAGGTGCGAAAACAAACAGGAACATATGCACAAGCATTTGACGAACATGAAAAGTGTTTCAAAGAGACTATGGATGAAGTTCACAAGTGGAGAGCTACTTTGACAGAAGTGGCCAATCTCTCTGGATTTTCTTTACAAGATAG GCATGAGTCagaatttatacaaaatattggGGAAGAGATATTGCGCAAATTAAGTTACGCATTCCCAAGAGATACCGGTGATTTAGTAGGAATAGATTATCAAGTGAAAGAATTGATGTCGCTATTGGCTATAGAATCAAATGACGTTCGCGTCATAGGGGTTTGGGGGATGGGAGGAATCGGCAAGACAACTCTTGCCAGAGTTGTCTATCATAtgatttttaatgattttgaaGGTGGTAGTTTTATCACTAATATTGGAGAAGAATTTGAAAAACAAGGTTTACTTCCATTACAACAAAAACTTATATGTGAAATTTTGAGGGAGAGAAGTATGAATATATGGGATGTTGATGACGGAGTTCTTATGATCAAGAATAGGCTAAGGCATAAAAgaattcttcttgttcttgatgatgtaaATCAATTCAACCAACTAGAAAAGTTAGCTGGAAAGCTTAATTGGTTTGGCCCAGGTAGTAGagttattatcacaacaagagATAAGCATTTGTTGATAAGACATAATGTATTTGGAATATATGAGGTTAAAGGATTGGATGATGTAGAtgctcttcatcttttttttttgaaagctttTAATAGGGACCTTCCTGCCACAGGTTATCTAAAGTTGTCTAAAGAGTTTGTAAATTATGCTAAAGGCCTTCCTCTAGCTATTGAGgttttgggttcttttttgATCGGGAGAGGAAAAGAGGAATGGGAAAGTGAATTAGAAAGGCTTAAAGAATTTCCAGAGAAAGAAATCATCAATATATTACAAAGAAGTTTTGATGGACTTCATGAAATAGATAAGGAAATATTTCTAcatattgcatgtttttttaatatgaagaaTAAAGATTATGTGGAAGAAATTCTAGATTATCTTGGCCTTCAGCCTAAAATTGGTTTAAGCGTTCTCATTGAAAGATCTCTTTTGAAAGAATATGAAAGTCTCTTTATGATGCATGGCCTACTACAAAAAATGGGTCAAGACATAGTTCGTAAAGATTGTCCTCAAGACCCTGCTAGGTGGAGCAGATTATGGTTATATAAGGATATTCATAATGTGATGATGAAAAATTCG GGAACTGAAGCAATTCAAGGCCTAGTCCTAGAGCTTCCTACATTTCCTAAAGTTGAAAAACAACATAAATCCGAAAAGGCAAATTGGAAACTTGAAGTTTTTTCAAAGATGCCTAACCTTAAATTGCTTATAATTAATGGTGTTCACATTTTGCATGCTCCCAAACATCTTCCTCATGGTTTAAAATGTCTTCATTGGAGTGAATATCCTTCAAACTTTTTGCCATTAAGTTTTCAATGGGATGAGCTTGTTGAACTTTGCATGTTCCACAGCAAAATCAAACGACTTTGGGAAGGTTTGAAG CACTATGACAATTTGAAGTCCATCAAATTGAACGATTCCTTGAACCTCATTGCAACACCTAATGTTACCGGAGTTCCCAATCTCAAAAAATTGGTGTTTAAAGgttgtataaatttacatgaAGTTCACCCATCTACTTTAGTTCATAAAAGGCTTATTCTTCTTGATCTAGAAAATTGCAAAAGTCTTAGTAGTCTTCCAAGCAAGTTTGAAATGGAATCTCTTGAGATTCTTATTCTTTCAGGCTGTTCAAAAATCAAGAGAATTCCAGAATTTATGACAAATATGGAACACTTGTGGAAACTTCACTTAGATGGCACTGCTATTACGAAACTTCCCTCTTCAGTTGAACATTTGATTAACATTGCTTCATTGCATTTGGGACATTGCAAGAATCTTATGTGTCTTCCTAGGATCATATGTAGCTTCAAGTCACTTAAAGATATTAATTTGGCTGGATGCTCGAAGCTTGACGGTCTACCAGAGGAACTATGGAATGTTGAAAGTCTAGAGAAGCTTAAT GTATGTGTTCTTTAA